The nucleotide window GTTTGAAAACCAGATTTCTGACAAAAGATGTGGCTGTTGCAACTTTGATTTCCAGCGTGGGCGAGTTCTTCCCACCAGACGGCATTGACCACGGAAACAACAAGATGCCCGCGAGCGACGATATTTTAACGTTGGTTTTTGTCAAACAGAACGGGAAATGGCTCATCGCTTCCGGACAAAATACAGTGGTTGATGCGAGAGCAGCGAATAATAATCCTTCTAAAAAATAAAGTAAATCCCGAACTTAGGTTTGGGATTTTTAATTAGAATCGGTTTTTGGTAAGCATTTTTCCACCATTTTATAGATGATTTTCAGCCGCTCTACAACTTCTTCCATATTTTTCGTGAGCCTTTTCACTTCTTGTGGGTCTTTTGATTTCAGAACTTCATCGCCACTTTTGGAGACACATTTTTGAGTTTCCGCTTTTGAGATTTGTCCGTAATTTGAAACTTTCATCTGGATGCATTCGCAGGATTTTTTGGCAACTTCTTCTTCGATGGTTTGAGCATTTACAAGCGTCGATGTCATTAATAAAAAAAAGAAGGCACAATATTTTGAGAGATGGAAAATCATAGTTTCAAAGCTTTTCATAGCGAAGATAATTATTTCTTTCGAAGCAATTCCAAGATTTTAACTTTAAATCAAAATCCTTAAATTGCAGTGAGACCAAATCAAATCAATTAAAAAATGAAGAAAGCAAACGCATTAATTTTAGGATTAATAGGAGTTTTAATATGTTCTTGTCAGGAAAGCAAAGTCGAAAGTTCTGAGATTGCAAATTCTGAAAAGTCAGAAATGATTTTCGAAAAAGGCGACAAAGTTCCGAATGACAAATTTGTAGGCAATGTCTATCAAGCGATTTTAAGTGATGAAGGAACTCGCGTCAGCAACGTCACTTTCGAGCCGAAAGGTCGCACTAATTGGCACAATCATCCTGGCGGACAAACGCTTTTGGTGACCGAGGGCGTAGGTTATCATCAGGAAGAAGGGAAACCTGTCCAAGTCATCAAAAAAGGCGATGTCATCAAAATCGGAAAGAACGTAAAACACTGGCACGGCGGAACTGCAGACCAAGCGATGACGCACATCGCAGTAAGCATCGACCACGAGAAAAATCCGTCGCAGTGGTTTGAACCTGTGAGTGAGGAAGAGTATGCAATCAAATAACGACAAGAAAATCCCCGAACAGAAAGCTCGGGGATTTTTGTAGTGAGTTTTCAATGGTTTTTTTAAATTATCTTTTGACTAAGTGTGTCTTTTTCAAGTGGTCAATTATTTAAATCGAAGATAGAAGCATTTATCTTGAAAATCAATACCTCTTTTGGGGTATTTTTTTTGTGAAAGTCAGAATATTATTAGTAATTTAATGGCTGAAACTACTTATGACCAATGAAAAATTACCAACTCAAATTTGCTGATCTTGTGCAATCGATCGATGCTGTTTTCAATCAGATCGAAATGTGCCATATTTTGGAAATGGATAACTTCATCAATCCTACTTCTACCAGCTTCTTCAATGGATTTGATTGGTACATCACGCTTCACGACCTGCAGAAATTAAAACCGATTTTCATCAATGATAAGATGAAAAACTACTACGGTTTTGAGAAGAATACGTTTCAGGATATCGATTATTTTTACTATTTCACCACCATACATCCTTCTTCCTATCATACACTTTTGGATTCTGTGGTCCATTTCAAAAAAGGTGGAGAAGGCTACCTGATGCTGGAGTACAAACTGAAAAATAATGTAGGCAAGTTTGAGCAGTTCCTGGGTGTCACCAAAAGTATTTTTATTGATGAGAAGCCAGCTTTTGCATTGTCGTTGCTCAAAAAAAAGGAAGACACAAAGCGAGAGAATACCCAAAATAATCTGACAAAGAGAGAGCTGGAAATTATTCTGTTGATCTGCAAAGGCAAAAAGCAAAACGAGATCGCCAACCAGCTGTTCATTTCTTTGGAAACGACCAAGGTGCATATCAGGAATATCTACAGAAAATTGGAAATCAACAGCAGTCAGGAATTAATGATTTTGTACAAAGATTATTTGGAATAAAATAGAGTGCAGAATTATTACAATGAATATCTTTGCAAACTCAAAAGATAAAAAATGTTTTCAAAAATCACAGTTCACAGAGTCGGGAATAAAATCAATGGAGAATCTTTAACGCTTTCTCAGCAGGAGCTTCAGCTGGATGAGGATATGACAGAATTGCTGGGGAATTACTTCATCAATGCTTTCAAATCTGAAGAACAGTTCCAGTTTTATAGCGATTCATACTTGGTTAATAATCCGGTTTATAGTTCTGTGTCAGAGATTTTCGAAGACAAAGCGAAATTCCAGTGGGAATCTGAAAACATTGCCAAACATCTTTACGAAGCAGCGGAAAATCCGAGAGTTCAGGCGGGCGAGTTGTTTGTGGTTTATTTTGAAGGCGAAGTTTTCGAATCCGCAGATGGAAAAAGTGAAAAGACAGATTCTATCGGAATTTTCAAGACTGAAAAAAGAGAAGGTTTCCTGAAAATCAATCCTCAGGACGAATCTTTTGAAATCGAAAGAGACTTCGGAATCAGCCTGTCAAAAATCGATAAAGCGGCTTTGATTTATAACAGCGAAAAAGAAAGTGGCTACGTTCTGTCCGTCATAGACAACAACAAAAACGGTGACATCTACTATTGGTTCGAAGATTTCTTGAAAGTGAAACAGCGCGACAACGAGTACTTCCACACGCAGGAAACTTTGTCCGTTTACAAAGATTTCATCACGCAGAAATTGCCTGAGGAATTTGAGGTTTCGAAAGCAGACCAAGCGGATTTTTTGAATAAGTCCATCAATTTCTTCAAAGAAAAAGAAGAGTTCAAATATGATGATTTTGTGAAGGAAGTGTTGCAGGATGACACAGTGATAGAAAGTTTTTCCAACTTCAAATCCGATTATGAGAACGATATGCAAATTTCGATTTCAGAAGATTTTCCAATTAACAATCAGGCGGTTAAGAAGCAGCAAAGACATTTCAAATCCATCATCAAGCTCGATAAAAATTTCCACATCTACATCCACGGCGACCGCGACAAATTGGAAACCGGACAAGACGACAAAGGGAAATATTACAGATTGTATTTTGAAGAGGAAAAATAATTTTATTTAACATAATAATTAAAATACCAAAAAGTTCTACCTTTGTGGCTATGTTGAACAGGAGAAGTAAAACTTTCAAGAAGTTCATTTCGGTATTTTTTGCCGGGATATATCTTTTTGTGGCTTTGTTTTCTTCCCAATTGCATAGCCACGAAGGCGAATCTTTCTTCAGAGATTCTGGTTTCAAAAAGGCAGAGAAAACTTTTTCATCCGACATTTCAAAAGGTCAATCCGGCGATTGTCTGGCCTGTCATTTCTTGGCAACGGGCAATTCTTTGGTTCCGGAGCAGTTTTCTTTCCATTTCGAAAACCATACACACGACACACAACAAACTTTTTCTGTACAGGAAAAAATATGGTCAGCGACCAAATTCACTTTTCAACTTCGCGGTCCACCCGCCATTTCATAATTTTCATTTTTCTCAATATTCATCAGGATTTTTGAGAGATTTTTCTTGAATTAATTAAACAAGTTTTTCAACGAGAGACAGCGTCTCGAACAATTGGTAGAATTCTAAATGTATTTGAAAACCAAAAGGTTGTAAAGAGGCAGAGCCTTGGCAATCGGTTATTCTTGAATGCTGATAGAACATAATCAACCAGAACATTGAGGTGCGAAGCTCCGGTATGTAATGTTTTTTTATGGCAACTATTCCGTCTTCCGCTCCCAAACCTAACGAAGTGGTTCGACGAAGTCAATCTTTTTACCTAGGCTTTTCCCAATGCAAAAAGGATTTCCGCTCAAGCCGGGTTGCGAGCAATTCGCTGTTCCAAAGACAGTCCCTGATTAATTCAAAATTTTCAATAGGTACACCGTACTTTTTACTTTATCAATTTAAAATGAAAAACATTATAAATCTGATGTTGGTCTTTTTCGGGCTAGCATTGGTATCTGCGCAGAGCCATTCCGTAGAAGGGACGGTTCAGGATTTTCACGACAAGACAATGCTGGAAAATGCCATTGTCAAAATCGGAGCATTCACGGCGAAAACAGATAAAAAAGGAAAATTTTCTTTTCGAGACATTCCCGCAGGTTCATATCAGCTCGTTGCAAAGCATCCTCTCTGCGATGATTATACTGAAAATGTAAAAGTCGACAGAGATGTGCATTTGGCGATCACGCTGGAACATCACATCGATGAGATTGAAACCGTGACCATCCACGTCGACCACAAGACCAAAGGTTCTGTGATTATGAGAACGCTCGACAAAACGGAACTCGAGAGAAATTCCACAGAAAATCTTGGAAATCTTCTTTCTCGAATTGCCGGCGTAACAGCTTTAAAAACAGGGAATAATATTTCAAAACCCGTCATCCGTGGTTTATATGGTAGCCGAATCTCTATCTTGAACAACGGCGTGAAAATGGCCGAGCAGGAATGGGGCGTAGAACACGCACCAAATGTGGATGTCAACGATTTCGAACACGTTGACTTGGTGAAAGGCGCTTCCGCTTTGAAGTATGGGAACGAAGGCGTCGGCGGTGTCGTCGTCCTAGAACCAGCCATTTTACCAAAGAAAGATACAGTGATGGGAAGTGTACGACTTTCTGGCATTTCCAACGGTAGAGGAGGCGAGCTTGGTGCGAACGTCGCGAAAGTTTGGGAAAACCAATGGTTTGTAAAAGCTGGCGGAAGTTATAAGAAAACCGGCGACCAGTACATCCCTCATCACACGTTGCAGAATACGGGAATGGAATTCAATTCCTTCAATTTTTCTTTTGGAAAACATAGTTTTTTGCAAGGTTTTGATGTGTCGTACAGTGGCATCAATCAGGAATTTGGAATTTACAGAGGTGCGCATTTGGCGAGTCCGGAGGATTTTTACAATGCGGTCAACTTTGGACAGCCTTTTTATCTTGACAATTTCACGTATGATATTGATAATCCAAAACAGGAAGTCGCGCATCACATTGCAAAACTTTCGGCGTACAGACGTTTTGCGGATTTTGGTAAACTGACTTTTCAATACAGTTTTCAATTGAACCGCAGAAAAGAGTACGATATCAGACGAGGCGAGTTGAGCAATATTCCATCAATGGATTTGAGGTTGATCACCCATTCTGCCAGTTTGGTACATTTGATCGAGCGTTCGGATTGGAGTTTAGAAAGCGGAATCTCAGGAACTTTCCAAGATAATTTTCCAAATCCAGCAACCAAAGCGAGACGTTTGATTCCTGATTATTATCGATATGATGCGGGCGCGTTTTCGGTTTTCAAATATCGATTCAATTCGAAGTTGAATGCAGAAGCGGCGGTTCGATATGACTTCAGCAGATATGACGCTTATAAATATTATGATTCGGATAAATGGAATGCCAATTACGCAGACATTTTTCCAGAGTTTTTTGTGAATGAATCTGGAAGTAGGATTTTGACAAGACCAATTCTGGATTATCATAATTTCTCAGCGAATGTCGGGTTGGATTATAAACCAATTCAGAATTTTGAAGTGAAGTTAAATCTCTCCAGAGCAGACAGAACGCCAAATGCGGCGGAATTGTTTTCTGACGGATTGCACCACTCAGCAGCTGTGATGGAAGAGGGAAACCTTAATATCAAAAAAGAAACGGTTTATAATGTGAATCTTTCCTTGGCAGGTCATTTCGATGTGTTGAAAGGCCTTCATATCGAGGCAAATCCTTATGTGATGATGTCTGATAATTTCGTCAACCAGATTCCAACAAGTGTTCTGAATACAAATCGAGGTGTTTTTCCGGTTTGGACCTATCAGCAGATCAAAGCGAGAATCTATGGTGTGGATGCAGATGCGGAACTTTCGATTTTGCATAATTTGAAATGGAAATCGGGATTCAGTATTTTGAGAGGTGACGATCTTTCGAATAATGAACCTTTGATTTTGATGATGCCAGCAAAACTTCGAAATTCAATTGAACTTAATCTTTACAAACCCAAAAATTTCTACGTCAGTCTTGAGAACGAAAATACCTTCAAACAAAATCGTTTTCCAATCAGAAATCTTCCGGTGACTTTCATCAAAGACGGTGTTGAAAGAAATGAGATTGTCGATTTCAGTTCTACGCCGGCTTCGTTTACATTATTTCACGCTTCTGTTGGAGCAGACTTATTCAAAAATCTGAATTTTAATTTCAGGATCAACAACATTTTTAACACAGAGTACAGAGAATATTTGAACAGACTCAGATATTATATGTTCGAACCAGGAAGAAATTTCGTGGTGACTCTCAAATACAATTTTTAATTACAACAACTTAAAATTTAAATCAAAATGAAAAAATTCATCAATATTACATTAGTCCTTTTAGTCTCACTTTTTATCTTCTCTTGTAGAAACGACGACGACGCAGTTCCGGAAGATGTGCACGAGCACGACGAGATCGGGAAAGTGGTTTTGACTTTGACCAACAAAAATAATGCTTCGGATGTTCAAACTGTGAACGTGATTTCTGGCGTGGCAGACGGACATTTGCATTTGCATGCTGGCGATACTTATTCCGCGGTTTTGGATTTCCAGATCAAGCACGACGATCATTACCATTCTTCTGAAGAAATCGAGGAAGAGAAAGATCATCATTTCATCACTTTTGCACCAGCCAATGCAGACATTGTTGTTTTGAGATCTGCGAACGACATTGTTAGAACAGACGGACAAAGATTGGGTCTGAGAACAGAGTGGACGGTTAATTCTGCACAATCTACTGGAAAAATGAATATCAAATTAATTCACGGTCCAGCGACTGTTAATCAAAACTATCCATCGGCAACTAATCAGTTAGGGCAAACAACTGGTGGAGAAACAGATGTTGATATTACAGTGGATGCACATTAATCCAATATTTCATATTAATATTGAAAATAAAGATGTCTTTTTTAAGGCATCTTTATTTTTTAATGAAACTTTATGATTTTTTATAAAAACCGTGCGTGTATTTAATTTTGAAGTTCCTTATAATTTGACTACTTTTGCAACCTAAAAATTTCAATTAATGAACGTTACAGCTACAAACCATGACGATGTAAGTGCATTGCTTACGGTAACATTGGAAAAATCTGATTATAAAGAAAAAGTTGAAAAGCAACTACTAAACTATGCAAAGAATGCACAAGTTCCTGGATTCAGAAAAGGGAAAGTGCCATTGAGCATGGTTAAAAAACAATATGAAGCTGGCATCGCTTTCGAAGAGATCAACAAA belongs to Chryseobacterium sp. KACC 21268 and includes:
- a CDS encoding TonB-dependent receptor, whose amino-acid sequence is MKNIINLMLVFFGLALVSAQSHSVEGTVQDFHDKTMLENAIVKIGAFTAKTDKKGKFSFRDIPAGSYQLVAKHPLCDDYTENVKVDRDVHLAITLEHHIDEIETVTIHVDHKTKGSVIMRTLDKTELERNSTENLGNLLSRIAGVTALKTGNNISKPVIRGLYGSRISILNNGVKMAEQEWGVEHAPNVDVNDFEHVDLVKGASALKYGNEGVGGVVVLEPAILPKKDTVMGSVRLSGISNGRGGELGANVAKVWENQWFVKAGGSYKKTGDQYIPHHTLQNTGMEFNSFNFSFGKHSFLQGFDVSYSGINQEFGIYRGAHLASPEDFYNAVNFGQPFYLDNFTYDIDNPKQEVAHHIAKLSAYRRFADFGKLTFQYSFQLNRRKEYDIRRGELSNIPSMDLRLITHSASLVHLIERSDWSLESGISGTFQDNFPNPATKARRLIPDYYRYDAGAFSVFKYRFNSKLNAEAAVRYDFSRYDAYKYYDSDKWNANYADIFPEFFVNESGSRILTRPILDYHNFSANVGLDYKPIQNFEVKLNLSRADRTPNAAELFSDGLHHSAAVMEEGNLNIKKETVYNVNLSLAGHFDVLKGLHIEANPYVMMSDNFVNQIPTSVLNTNRGVFPVWTYQQIKARIYGVDADAELSILHNLKWKSGFSILRGDDLSNNEPLILMMPAKLRNSIELNLYKPKNFYVSLENENTFKQNRFPIRNLPVTFIKDGVERNEIVDFSSTPASFTLFHASVGADLFKNLNFNFRINNIFNTEYREYLNRLRYYMFEPGRNFVVTLKYNF
- a CDS encoding LuxR C-terminal-related transcriptional regulator, producing MKNYQLKFADLVQSIDAVFNQIEMCHILEMDNFINPTSTSFFNGFDWYITLHDLQKLKPIFINDKMKNYYGFEKNTFQDIDYFYYFTTIHPSSYHTLLDSVVHFKKGGEGYLMLEYKLKNNVGKFEQFLGVTKSIFIDEKPAFALSLLKKKEDTKRENTQNNLTKRELEIILLICKGKKQNEIANQLFISLETTKVHIRNIYRKLEINSSQELMILYKDYLE
- a CDS encoding cupin domain-containing protein produces the protein MKKANALILGLIGVLICSCQESKVESSEIANSEKSEMIFEKGDKVPNDKFVGNVYQAILSDEGTRVSNVTFEPKGRTNWHNHPGGQTLLVTEGVGYHQEEGKPVQVIKKGDVIKIGKNVKHWHGGTADQAMTHIAVSIDHEKNPSQWFEPVSEEEYAIK
- a CDS encoding nucleoid-associated protein, whose protein sequence is MFSKITVHRVGNKINGESLTLSQQELQLDEDMTELLGNYFINAFKSEEQFQFYSDSYLVNNPVYSSVSEIFEDKAKFQWESENIAKHLYEAAENPRVQAGELFVVYFEGEVFESADGKSEKTDSIGIFKTEKREGFLKINPQDESFEIERDFGISLSKIDKAALIYNSEKESGYVLSVIDNNKNGDIYYWFEDFLKVKQRDNEYFHTQETLSVYKDFITQKLPEEFEVSKADQADFLNKSINFFKEKEEFKYDDFVKEVLQDDTVIESFSNFKSDYENDMQISISEDFPINNQAVKKQQRHFKSIIKLDKNFHIYIHGDRDKLETGQDDKGKYYRLYFEEEK